The following are from one region of the Arcobacter defluvii genome:
- a CDS encoding response regulator transcription factor encodes MHSDKLKNIISYTKNFNVLYIEDNIDVQQQTTKMLSSFFKKIELANNGKEALELFKEASFNLIITDIKMPLVDGISLIESVRRIDKKIPIIVLSAHDDKEYFLKTINQGIDGYILKPYTLEQILQTLYNLIQKYDLEKKFDNKVKLKSGFIWDKNINQLQKNNEIIKLSKYERKLFELFISTNCNSKSYDEIEYHLFNNYENNTKKLRNLITRLKQKLNYDLFETVYSHGYTLKYEENEE; translated from the coding sequence ATGCATAGTGATAAATTAAAGAATATTATATCTTATACAAAAAACTTCAATGTATTATATATTGAAGATAATATTGATGTACAACAACAAACAACAAAAATGTTATCATCTTTCTTTAAAAAAATTGAACTTGCAAATAATGGAAAAGAAGCTCTTGAACTATTTAAAGAAGCTAGTTTTAATTTAATTATTACAGATATAAAAATGCCTTTAGTTGATGGTATTTCACTAATTGAATCAGTAAGAAGGATTGATAAAAAGATACCTATTATTGTTCTTTCAGCACACGATGATAAAGAATATTTTTTGAAGACTATAAATCAAGGAATTGACGGATATATCCTAAAACCATACACTTTAGAACAAATATTACAAACTTTATATAATTTAATTCAAAAATATGATTTAGAAAAGAAGTTTGATAATAAAGTCAAATTAAAATCAGGTTTTATTTGGGATAAAAATATAAATCAATTACAAAAAAACAATGAAATAATCAAATTATCAAAATATGAAAGAAAACTTTTTGAACTGTTTATTTCTACTAATTGTAACTCAAAAAGTTATGATGAAATAGAATATCATCTATTTAATAACTATGAAAATAATACTAAAAAATTAAGAAATTTAATCACAAGATTAAAACAAAAACTAAATTATGATTTATTTGAAACAGTTTATTCTCATGGCTATACATTGAAATATGAAGAAAATGAAGAATGA
- a CDS encoding transporter substrate-binding domain-containing protein has product MKFSFFIFFIIILNISLNANNNEIVLTKEEYKFLVENQPLKIQNELNWPPYNFNENGIPKGFAIDYMNLLAKKLNIKIKYITGPSWDEFMEMLKKDEIDAIINISKNKEREKYFDFSNIYHLASNAIYVKKGNETLDSLEKLEGKTIVMPKGFFAQEYLEKNYPNIHQILVKDSLEALKLLSLGKADATIDKKNVLDYLISTKNISEVIPTNYIDEDKLISHIRIATSKNKPLLNTILIKAQNSVSDEELLNLKKKWFGTTDIKNEKNFLTNDEKNYINKHSIKICHIIDLKPIEFFENNQFQGINIDLLNLIAKKLAIKFEDIKVNDYQTAINYLKNGTCDILPTTIENTNLKNIALLTTPILSYKLAIITQKNKPVVQNLDEIINKTMSKKSTSETLNLLKSKYPNINIFETSNDYETLEAVNNNKVYYAVEPLPVITYYMSKYALNDIYISRYTDMTLNVKFAILKENYVLYEIFNKTISQIKEYEYTTISNKWTNSFLKDSYDYSLLWKVLSFIFIILSVLTYRQVILNKHNRLLKLANNEIAEKTKLIEKQKELFEKLYNKSADGVLLIKDNKIIDCNEASLKILQYEKDELLNKFLPDISPKYQLNMKESSIKAQEKINEVLKNGICSFEWIHQNKDSEKLWIEVVLTAIEIDNISVIHTVIRDINKRKKMEKELESLTYKLEERIEEEIKKNKEKTNQLIQQSRLAQMGEMISMIAHQWRQPLSAISATTNTLLLKLLLDEKIDNEQLKKELNLIIDYSQHLSLTIDDFRNFFKTDKIKSETTLEELIEKSVNIIKTSFVSKNIELKINNNFNEKIITYTTELQQVILIILKNAEDAFIERRIKNKKISIKTYKEADSIIIQIKDNAGGISLDIIDKVFDPYFSTKKEKEGTGIGLYMSKIIIDDHCKGNLSVINSENGALFTIKLPLSL; this is encoded by the coding sequence ATGAAATTTTCATTTTTCATTTTTTTTATCATAATTCTTAATATATCATTAAATGCAAATAATAATGAAATTGTATTAACAAAAGAAGAATATAAATTTCTAGTAGAAAATCAACCTTTAAAAATACAAAATGAACTAAACTGGCCTCCATATAATTTCAATGAAAATGGCATTCCAAAAGGTTTTGCGATTGATTATATGAATTTATTAGCAAAAAAATTAAATATCAAAATAAAATATATCACTGGTCCATCTTGGGATGAATTTATGGAAATGTTAAAAAAAGATGAAATCGATGCAATTATAAATATTTCAAAAAATAAAGAAAGAGAAAAATATTTTGATTTTTCAAATATCTATCATTTAGCTTCAAATGCAATTTATGTAAAAAAAGGAAATGAAACTCTAGATTCATTAGAAAAACTTGAAGGTAAAACTATCGTAATGCCAAAAGGTTTTTTTGCTCAAGAATATCTAGAAAAGAATTATCCAAATATACATCAAATTTTAGTAAAAGACTCTCTTGAAGCATTAAAATTGTTATCTTTAGGTAAAGCTGATGCAACTATTGATAAAAAAAATGTTTTAGATTATTTAATATCAACTAAAAATATTTCAGAAGTTATTCCTACAAACTATATAGATGAAGATAAATTAATAAGTCATATAAGAATAGCAACATCAAAAAACAAACCTTTACTAAACACTATTTTAATCAAAGCTCAAAATAGCGTTTCAGACGAAGAATTATTAAACTTAAAAAAGAAATGGTTTGGAACAACAGATATTAAAAATGAAAAGAATTTTTTAACAAATGATGAAAAAAATTATATTAATAAACACTCTATAAAAATCTGCCATATTATAGATTTAAAACCTATTGAATTTTTTGAAAATAATCAATTTCAAGGAATAAACATAGATTTATTAAATTTAATAGCAAAAAAATTAGCTATTAAATTTGAAGATATAAAAGTTAATGATTATCAAACAGCTATAAACTACTTAAAAAATGGAACTTGTGATATTTTACCAACAACAATTGAAAATACAAATTTAAAAAATATTGCACTTTTAACAACTCCTATTTTAAGTTATAAATTAGCAATCATAACTCAAAAAAACAAACCTGTTGTTCAAAATTTAGATGAAATTATAAACAAAACAATGTCAAAGAAATCAACTTCTGAAACCCTTAATCTTCTAAAATCAAAATATCCTAATATAAATATTTTTGAAACATCAAATGATTATGAAACCCTAGAAGCTGTAAATAACAATAAAGTATATTATGCAGTTGAACCTTTACCTGTAATAACTTATTATATGTCTAAATATGCTTTAAATGATATTTATATATCAAGATATACTGACATGACATTAAATGTAAAATTTGCAATATTAAAAGAAAATTATGTTTTATATGAGATTTTCAATAAAACAATAAGTCAAATAAAAGAGTATGAGTATACAACAATATCCAATAAATGGACAAACTCTTTTTTAAAAGATTCGTATGATTATTCTTTATTATGGAAAGTTTTATCTTTTATTTTTATTATTTTAAGTGTTTTAACTTATAGACAAGTAATTTTAAATAAACATAACAGACTTTTAAAACTTGCAAATAATGAAATTGCAGAAAAAACAAAATTAATTGAAAAACAAAAAGAACTTTTTGAAAAACTATATAATAAATCAGCAGATGGTGTTTTACTTATAAAAGATAATAAAATTATTGATTGTAATGAAGCAAGCTTAAAAATCCTTCAATATGAGAAAGATGAACTTCTAAATAAATTTTTACCTGATATTTCTCCTAAATATCAATTAAATATGAAAGAATCATCTATAAAAGCTCAAGAAAAAATAAATGAAGTTCTAAAAAACGGAATTTGTAGTTTTGAATGGATTCATCAAAATAAAGATTCTGAAAAACTTTGGATAGAAGTAGTTCTTACAGCAATTGAAATAGATAATATATCTGTTATTCATACAGTTATTAGAGATATTAATAAACGTAAAAAAATGGAAAAAGAACTTGAAAGTTTAACTTATAAATTAGAAGAGCGTATTGAAGAAGAAATCAAAAAAAATAAAGAAAAAACAAATCAATTAATTCAACAATCAAGACTGGCTCAAATGGGAGAAATGATTAGTATGATTGCACATCAATGGAGACAACCATTATCAGCTATTAGTGCAACAACTAATACTTTATTATTAAAACTTTTATTAGATGAAAAAATAGATAATGAACAACTAAAAAAAGAGTTAAATCTAATAATAGATTATTCACAACATCTATCTTTAACAATAGATGATTTCAGAAATTTCTTTAAAACTGATAAAATAAAAAGCGAAACTACTTTAGAAGAACTAATAGAAAAATCTGTAAATATTATAAAAACTTCTTTTGTATCAAAAAATATTGAACTAAAAATAAACAATAATTTCAATGAAAAAATCATTACATATACTACTGAATTACAACAAGTAATTCTAATTATTTTAAAAAATGCAGAAGATGCTTTTATTGAAAGAAGAATTAAAAATAAAAAAATCAGTATAAAAACTTATAAAGAAGCTGATTCTATAATAATTCAAATAAAAGATAATGCAGGTGGGATTTCACTTGATATTATTGATAAAGTATTTGATCCATATTTTTCAACAAAAAAAGAAAAAGAAGGAACAGGTATAGGACTTTATATGAGTAAAATTATAATTGATGATCATTGTAAAGGAAATCTAAGTGTAATAAATAGTGAAAATGGTGCTCTTTTTACTATCAAATTACCTCTTAGTTTATAA
- a CDS encoding M20/M25/M40 family metallo-hydrolase — translation MDNNIIDIFKEITAIPRCSGTHEAFINYMKNLSKELGYLCLVDEYNNILCKKENSNAKLAFQSHYDIVCLSDNCVPNIVQDGDLLKATDSTLGSDNGIGCSYMIALMCEKYDGEFLFTSDEEIGLIGANNLSLPLNASYMLNLDSEEEGEICIGCAGGVDIFGTNSNKKIIPNTDNLDLYEITISKLQGGHSGVDIDKNIPNGIKLIAKTIKECNGKLLDINGGERINSIPVNVKAIIASKLTPIASHEFMKIEKIDTKTEHLNVYDDKIIDFIYDFQNGVRAMNDELKVVQNSINLAIIKTGINEIKIELSARSMDNTELKNLKDETIKMLEDYNFIVETNGKYPAWKPDINEFTSKVLEIYKEVNPKASLEAIHAGLECAIFKDKYPHIKVASIGPTINFPHSKKEQVSIKSVENVYKIVKKITQEMK, via the coding sequence ATGGACAATAATATAATTGATATTTTTAAAGAAATTACTGCAATTCCAAGATGTTCAGGAACTCATGAAGCATTTATAAATTATATGAAAAATTTATCAAAAGAATTAGGATATTTATGTTTAGTTGATGAATATAATAATATTTTATGTAAAAAAGAAAATTCAAATGCAAAATTAGCTTTTCAATCACACTATGACATAGTTTGTTTAAGTGATAATTGTGTTCCTAATATTGTACAAGATGGAGATTTATTAAAAGCTACTGATTCAACACTAGGAAGTGATAATGGAATTGGATGTTCATATATGATTGCTTTAATGTGTGAAAAATATGATGGAGAGTTTTTATTTACAAGTGATGAAGAAATTGGACTTATTGGAGCAAATAACTTAAGTTTACCATTAAATGCCTCTTATATGCTAAATCTTGATAGTGAAGAAGAAGGAGAGATTTGTATAGGTTGTGCAGGTGGAGTTGATATTTTTGGAACTAATTCAAATAAAAAAATTATTCCAAATACAGATAATCTTGATTTATATGAGATAACTATTTCTAAACTTCAAGGTGGGCACAGTGGTGTTGATATAGATAAAAATATTCCAAATGGAATAAAACTAATTGCAAAAACAATCAAAGAGTGTAATGGAAAACTTCTTGATATAAATGGAGGAGAGAGAATCAACTCAATTCCAGTTAATGTAAAAGCAATAATTGCTTCAAAATTGACTCCAATTGCTAGCCATGAATTTATGAAAATAGAAAAAATAGATACAAAAACTGAACATTTAAATGTTTATGATGATAAAATTATTGATTTTATATATGATTTTCAAAATGGTGTAAGAGCTATGAATGATGAATTAAAAGTTGTTCAAAACTCTATAAATCTCGCAATTATAAAAACTGGAATAAATGAAATAAAAATAGAACTAAGCGCTAGGTCTATGGATAATACTGAATTAAAAAATCTAAAAGATGAAACAATAAAAATGTTAGAAGATTATAACTTTATTGTTGAAACAAATGGAAAATATCCAGCTTGGAAACCAGATATAAATGAATTTACATCAAAAGTTTTAGAAATCTATAAAGAGGTTAATCCTAAAGCTTCACTTGAAGCTATTCATGCTGGACTTGAATGTGCAATATTTAAAGACAAATATCCTCATATAAAAGTAGCTTCAATAGGACCTACTATAAACTTTCCTCACTCTAAAAAAGAACAAGTTTCTATAAAATCAGTAGAAAATGTTTATAAAATTGTAAAAAAAATAACTCAAGAAATGAAATAG
- the ligA gene encoding NAD-dependent DNA ligase LigA: MTKNEYDLNIEKLISWAKAYYVFDNPIATDEEYDKLSRACLAFEQKNPQLSHPNSPNKRVGGFVLEGFEKASHLSRMWSQEDVFNTEELEDWIKRASKVATNLDFYCQPKFDGASLNIIYENGILKQAITRGDGSIGEDVTNNVKTIFSIPLQIEEKSLIEIRGEIVIKKADFEKINIERIKNNEQVFANPRNAAAGSLRQLDPNITAKRKLFFNVWGVGLNSLGYTKYSEMMNYIYSLGFVKPPMQTLTSSVEGIEKLYHEIIAVRDNIEMMLDGMVIKIDDIETQDELGYTVKFPRWSCAYKFPALEKTTKIKDIILQVGRTGVITPVAVVEPTDIEGVIVERASLHNFDEIARKDIKINDEVIIIRSGDVIPKITKVFTERRDGTQFDIPRPTSCPDCSSELLDEGALIKCQNLDCPSRVVNSIIYFASKNCMNIDGLGNKIVEQLVREKKIYDILDIYSLKYNDLQDLEGFKEKKINNLLNAIENTKGSELHRIINALGIEHIGEVASKQICLEFGLNVINLTFEELISLDGIGEQMANSFTEFMRVNKELVEKLISIINPKVEEKIEVEENPFKGKTVVITGTMSISRGEIKKTLELLGAKVASSVSKKTDYVIFGEDAGSKYDKAIELNVTTITEDEMNKLIS, encoded by the coding sequence ATGACAAAAAATGAATATGATTTAAATATTGAAAAATTAATCTCTTGGGCTAAAGCCTATTATGTATTTGATAATCCAATAGCAACTGATGAAGAGTATGATAAACTATCTCGTGCTTGTTTAGCTTTTGAACAAAAAAATCCACAACTTTCACATCCAAATTCACCAAATAAAAGAGTTGGTGGATTTGTACTAGAAGGTTTTGAAAAAGCTTCTCATTTATCTCGTATGTGGTCACAAGAAGATGTTTTTAATACAGAAGAACTTGAGGATTGGATAAAAAGGGCTTCAAAAGTAGCAACAAATTTAGATTTTTATTGTCAACCAAAATTTGATGGAGCTTCACTAAATATCATCTATGAAAATGGTATTTTAAAACAAGCAATTACAAGAGGTGATGGAAGTATTGGAGAAGATGTAACAAACAATGTAAAAACAATCTTTTCTATTCCACTTCAAATAGAAGAAAAATCATTGATAGAAATCAGAGGTGAAATTGTTATAAAAAAAGCTGACTTTGAAAAAATAAATATTGAGCGAATAAAAAACAACGAACAAGTTTTTGCAAATCCAAGAAATGCAGCTGCTGGAAGTTTGCGACAACTTGACCCAAATATCACAGCAAAAAGAAAACTGTTTTTTAATGTTTGGGGAGTTGGTTTAAACTCACTTGGATACACAAAATACTCTGAAATGATGAATTATATCTACTCTTTAGGTTTTGTAAAACCACCTATGCAAACTTTAACTTCAAGTGTTGAAGGAATTGAAAAACTTTACCATGAGATTATTGCAGTAAGAGATAATATAGAAATGATGCTTGATGGAATGGTTATAAAAATAGATGACATCGAAACACAAGATGAATTAGGTTATACAGTTAAATTTCCACGATGGTCATGTGCTTATAAATTCCCTGCTTTAGAAAAAACAACAAAAATCAAAGATATTATCTTACAAGTTGGAAGAACAGGAGTTATTACTCCTGTTGCTGTTGTTGAACCAACAGATATTGAAGGAGTTATAGTAGAACGAGCAAGTTTGCATAACTTTGATGAAATTGCAAGAAAAGATATAAAAATCAATGATGAAGTAATAATCATACGAAGTGGTGATGTTATTCCAAAAATTACAAAAGTTTTTACTGAACGAAGAGATGGAACTCAATTTGATATTCCTCGCCCTACTTCTTGTCCTGATTGTTCTAGTGAACTTTTAGATGAAGGTGCACTTATAAAATGTCAAAATCTTGATTGTCCTTCAAGAGTTGTAAACTCTATCATCTATTTTGCAAGTAAAAATTGTATGAATATTGATGGACTTGGAAACAAAATAGTTGAACAACTTGTAAGGGAGAAAAAAATCTATGATATTTTAGATATTTACTCATTAAAATATAATGATTTACAAGACTTAGAAGGTTTTAAAGAAAAAAAAATAAATAATCTTCTAAATGCAATAGAAAATACAAAAGGAAGTGAACTTCATAGAATTATCAATGCTTTAGGAATTGAACATATTGGAGAAGTAGCTTCAAAACAAATCTGCTTAGAATTTGGATTAAATGTTATAAATTTAACTTTTGAAGAACTTATATCTTTGGACGGTATTGGCGAGCAAATGGCAAACTCATTTACTGAATTTATGAGAGTAAATAAAGAGTTAGTAGAAAAATTAATCTCTATAATAAATCCAAAAGTTGAAGAGAAAATTGAAGTAGAGGAAAATCCTTTTAAAGGAAAAACTGTTGTTATCACTGGAACAATGAGTATTAGCCGAGGTGAGATTAAAAAAACACTTGAATTATTAGGCGCAAAAGTAGCTTCAAGTGTCTCTAAAAAAACAGATTATGTGATTTTTGGAGAAGATGCAGGAAGTAAATATGATAAAGCAATTGAACTAAATGTTACAACAATAACAGAAGATGAAATGAACAAACTAATTTCTTAA
- a CDS encoding sensor histidine kinase, whose product MVKKQRLEKFLSKHFVRYSLIPILVVEIALLVMYFSINAYISSKNINLLLNEAQSHSQAILENEANFISEKLNEVSKIALLLQNEHQAIFENPNRFGLPNNEPKFAIAQNGVFYKTNKIGASLYYSSKTPISQKEIDKATFTEAMDISLKSIVDINPDIVAAYFNSWDNMNRLYPFIPKVYEQYGEHINMEDYNFYYLANKKHNPDKKPVWTGAYLDPAGNGWMLSCIVPIYKNDFLEGVTGLDITIDRFVKNILNRKLPYDANLFMVDKDGMIIAMPEKIEELLGLKELKEHLYTDAILKTISKPEEFNLLKNKSPFAEHFKDLIKNNKTLSTLKIDNNEYLTLQQNINETNWKLMILIDKKNIFASIEYLKNLSDKIGYIAIVLLLVFYIIFFYLLLKKINKFSFSITQPIIDLSEQTSQIKETSNKVKILDTNILEISQLNQNFSEMINELNLKNKKLYDAKVFAEEANRAKDDFLANMSHELKTPLNSINVISDIMLKNKSNSLDETQLKNIKIINKCGKDLIYLITDILDLSKLDAKKTNLIIEKIDIKKSIQTIYDKFYEQAKNKNLEFVLEINEDIEDIYTDLGKLKQIINNLLSNAVKFTNKGQIRLKVQNENDFIKINIEDDGIGIAQENLNKIFERFKQVDSSTTRKYGGTGLGLAISKELCELLGIKIDVKSELNKGTIFELLIPKNFRNDINSSNEMLSVIEDKSTINSYENLELEKDSNKEKKTKDTVLILNNDPITFLNLITVLNKKYIVKQTNSLEKLIDLKNKNENSKIIIDISKLTDLERNQINEKLANNLIVLYSNDELDFINKDKIEKSFKLPISNEEMNSI is encoded by the coding sequence ATGGTAAAAAAGCAACGACTTGAAAAGTTTTTATCTAAACATTTTGTTAGATATTCTTTAATTCCTATTTTAGTTGTAGAAATTGCATTATTAGTAATGTACTTTTCAATCAATGCATATATTTCCTCAAAAAATATTAATTTATTACTTAATGAAGCCCAATCACATTCTCAAGCAATACTTGAGAATGAAGCTAATTTTATTAGTGAAAAATTAAATGAAGTTTCAAAAATAGCACTTCTTTTACAAAATGAACACCAAGCAATTTTTGAAAACCCAAATAGATTTGGTTTACCAAATAATGAACCAAAATTTGCAATTGCGCAAAATGGTGTCTTTTATAAAACAAATAAAATAGGAGCAAGTTTATATTATTCTTCTAAAACGCCTATATCACAAAAAGAAATAGATAAAGCAACATTTACTGAAGCTATGGATATATCTTTAAAAAGTATTGTAGATATAAATCCGGATATCGTTGCAGCATATTTTAACTCTTGGGATAATATGAATCGTTTATATCCTTTTATTCCAAAAGTTTATGAGCAATATGGTGAACACATAAATATGGAAGATTATAATTTTTACTATTTAGCCAATAAAAAACATAATCCAGATAAAAAACCTGTTTGGACGGGAGCTTATCTTGATCCAGCTGGAAATGGTTGGATGTTATCATGTATAGTTCCAATATACAAAAATGATTTTTTAGAAGGAGTTACAGGACTTGATATTACAATTGATAGATTTGTTAAAAATATTTTAAATAGAAAACTTCCATATGATGCAAATTTATTTATGGTTGATAAAGATGGTATGATTATTGCTATGCCTGAAAAAATAGAAGAATTATTGGGACTAAAAGAGTTAAAAGAGCATTTATATACAGATGCTATTTTAAAAACTATTTCTAAACCTGAAGAATTTAATCTATTAAAAAATAAAAGTCCATTTGCAGAACATTTTAAAGATTTGATAAAAAATAATAAAACTCTTTCAACACTAAAAATCGACAATAATGAATATCTAACACTACAACAAAATATAAATGAAACAAACTGGAAACTAATGATTTTGATTGATAAAAAGAACATATTTGCATCAATTGAATATTTAAAAAATTTATCAGATAAAATTGGTTATATTGCTATTGTTTTATTATTAGTGTTTTATATCATATTTTTCTATTTATTATTAAAAAAAATCAATAAATTTTCTTTTTCAATTACTCAACCTATTATTGATTTATCTGAGCAAACTTCACAAATAAAAGAGACAAGCAATAAGGTAAAAATTCTTGATACAAATATATTAGAAATTTCTCAATTAAATCAAAATTTTTCAGAAATGATTAATGAATTAAATCTAAAAAACAAAAAACTATATGATGCAAAAGTTTTTGCAGAAGAAGCAAATAGAGCAAAAGATGATTTTCTTGCAAATATGAGTCATGAATTAAAAACTCCATTAAATTCAATAAATGTAATCAGTGATATTATGCTTAAAAATAAATCTAATTCTTTAGATGAAACTCAATTAAAAAATATCAAAATTATAAATAAATGTGGTAAAGATTTAATTTATTTAATAACAGATATTTTAGATTTATCAAAACTGGATGCAAAAAAAACAAATCTTATTATAGAAAAAATTGATATAAAAAAATCTATTCAAACAATCTATGATAAATTTTATGAACAAGCCAAAAATAAAAATTTGGAATTTGTTTTAGAAATAAATGAAGATATTGAAGATATTTATACAGATTTAGGAAAATTAAAACAAATAATCAATAATCTTTTAAGTAATGCTGTTAAATTTACAAATAAAGGTCAAATTAGATTAAAAGTTCAAAATGAAAATGATTTTATTAAAATAAATATAGAAGATGATGGTATTGGTATTGCTCAAGAGAATCTTAATAAAATTTTTGAAAGATTTAAACAAGTAGATAGTAGTACAACTAGAAAATATGGTGGAACAGGACTTGGATTAGCAATTTCTAAAGAATTATGTGAATTATTAGGTATAAAAATTGATGTAAAAAGTGAATTAAATAAAGGAACAATTTTTGAATTATTAATTCCTAAAAATTTTAGAAATGATATAAATAGTTCAAATGAAATGCTAAGTGTAATTGAAGATAAATCAACCATAAATTCATATGAAAATCTAGAATTAGAAAAAGATTCTAATAAGGAGAAAAAAACTAAAGATACTGTTTTAATTCTAAATAATGATCCAATCACTTTTTTAAATTTAATTACCGTATTAAATAAAAAATATATTGTTAAACAAACAAATTCTTTAGAAAAGTTGATTGATTTAAAAAATAAGAATGAAAATTCAAAAATTATAATTGATATTTCAAAATTAACTGATTTAGAAAGAAATCAAATAAATGAAAAATTAGCTAATAACTTGATTGTTCTTTATTCGAATGATGAATTAGATTTTATAAATAAAGATAAAATTGAAAAATCTTTTAAACTTCCAATTTCAAATGAAGAGATGAATAGTATATAA
- a CDS encoding response regulator, translated as MEKFAILIVDDIEENIYSLRLLIEESFDVNIFTALNAKEAIKILVENNIDLILTDIQMPDIDGFEFAQYIKGIDSIKHIPIIFITGIYDKDEYKSKGYDVGGVEYITKPIDKHLLTSKLKIYIDIYNKIKATTEKLNETQDLLIQNSRIASMGEMVGLISHQLKQPLNVLSMYCDDVNMSYDFNELDEEHMKRFSDNTKKQINYMDATINGFLNFFKPNKKKEEFLLKNCIVKTEEILKNKIKVYSANINLDLDEDLKIFGVETELLQLIINIVNNSLDEFKERDIKEPEIFISAHKENDKTVLILEDNAGGVEKENLDRILEPYFTTKENGTGIGLYLVKIIVENSFEGKLEVVNADKGLKFIIIL; from the coding sequence ATGGAAAAATTTGCTATTTTGATTGTAGATGATATAGAAGAAAATATTTATTCATTGAGATTATTAATTGAAGAGAGTTTTGATGTAAATATTTTTACAGCATTAAATGCTAAAGAAGCGATTAAAATATTAGTTGAAAATAATATTGATTTGATTTTAACTGATATTCAAATGCCAGATATTGATGGATTTGAATTTGCTCAATATATAAAAGGTATAGATTCAATTAAACATATACCAATAATTTTTATAACAGGTATTTATGATAAAGATGAATATAAAAGTAAAGGTTATGATGTTGGTGGTGTTGAATATATAACTAAGCCAATTGACAAACATCTTTTAACTTCAAAATTAAAGATTTATATAGATATTTATAACAAAATAAAAGCAACAACAGAAAAATTAAATGAAACTCAAGATTTACTAATTCAAAATAGCAGAATTGCTTCAATGGGCGAAATGGTAGGTTTAATTTCTCATCAATTAAAACAGCCATTAAATGTTTTATCAATGTATTGTGATGATGTAAATATGTCTTATGATTTTAATGAACTTGATGAAGAACATATGAAACGTTTTTCAGATAATACAAAAAAACAGATTAACTATATGGATGCTACAATAAATGGTTTTTTAAATTTTTTTAAACCCAATAAAAAAAAGGAAGAATTTTTACTTAAAAATTGCATTGTTAAAACAGAAGAGATATTAAAAAATAAAATAAAAGTATATAGTGCAAATATAAATTTAGATTTGGATGAAGATTTAAAAATTTTTGGTGTTGAAACTGAATTGTTACAATTGATAATTAATATTGTAAATAATTCTTTAGATGAATTTAAAGAAAGAGATATTAAAGAACCAGAAATATTTATAAGTGCACATAAAGAAAATGATAAAACAGTTCTTATTTTAGAAGATAATGCTGGTGGTGTTGAAAAAGAAAATTTAGACAGAATATTAGAACCTTATTTTACAACCAAAGAAAATGGAACTGGTATAGGTTTATATTTAGTTAAAATAATTGTTGAAAACAGTTTTGAAGGTAAACTGGAAGTAGTAAATGCAGATAAAGGATTAAAGTTTATTATTATACTTTAA